One genomic region from Spirosoma sp. KCTC 42546 encodes:
- a CDS encoding two-component regulator propeller domain-containing protein: MLKTLLLVSINLFAVVYVIGQPFICRQFSANDGLPSSYCFTALQDHDGYLWVGTYGGVGRFDGTTFKNFTVNNGLVNNQAISLYQAKDQTIWIGTFNGINSWKQGRFRTITTVGNIPIERVYTITQTRDGRIWATSDQGLLVFDNPDAVPRLYQLDVHNQPVRHLWGVCQTPSGQLLVSNTDHLFLFDKNRFVEINYPSGQPVEARCLVRVGEQMLIGTYEQGVLDYKSGTVHPIYSEILPANLRVFNILTDKRHRLWLATNQGAICIDKGNVTILNTKNYLPSDKCLGICTDAEGTIWLTSPEGLIQCKERFIDVFTKADGLLNDEIYSLGKDKQGVIYFGGSNGAFSAYRRGTFFQPFPAFNATKTSGLPIHFTKFDHNGNLWVSCDVDGVYKISAGRIGKLTATGKFCSAFLEDTLHDAIWMGNREKLFRFQQDQWITYTPPPAMAVDDILALYQDKQSRLWIGTYGLRLFDGKRWTDLSKKTNTENVFIQSIKADAAGAIWVGTIGKGIRKIRVDDKGAIVSVETISMRQGLQNDSVLDMEFDNEGQLWVGSFGGIMRIDLKRPKEKGQYVSRIFNRNSGILDNTWQVVSFLKDDVGNIWAGTSKGAMRFVIRAIPTNTISPPVHIVSAQRLQNTHESSTQGQTVAADAVLPYYQNALNFQFVGISLSDPAGIRYTYKLDGLPEASWSAFSNQNSINFNNLAPNTYTLHVKAINADGIESRKEAAFTFVITPPFWKTWWFRVLVVLAIGSAILAAVQFRIRFLNEKHKTALQISEWKLKALQSQMNPHFIFNSLNSIQNFIITNKPIEGVKYLSKFSKLVRKILDNSNYQLMKLERVIETLQMYVELEAMRFNQEFSYQFVIADDEVLYDTLLPPMLFQPFVENAIWHGLMPKKGDKLLLIQVEKQADTLLCVIDDNGVGRRNSLKKEGHTSRGESITKDTFEAFNQQLGKEATLTIIDKVAPLTGTRVEIRIPL, from the coding sequence TTGCTTAAAACCTTACTACTGGTTTCTATTAACCTCTTTGCTGTCGTCTATGTAATAGGTCAGCCGTTTATCTGTCGGCAGTTTTCGGCGAATGATGGGCTTCCTTCCTCGTATTGTTTTACCGCACTTCAGGATCACGATGGCTACTTGTGGGTAGGTACATATGGGGGCGTGGGGCGCTTTGATGGGACGACGTTCAAAAATTTCACCGTTAACAATGGGTTAGTCAATAACCAGGCTATAAGTCTTTATCAGGCTAAAGATCAAACTATCTGGATTGGCACTTTCAACGGCATTAACAGCTGGAAACAGGGGCGTTTTCGAACCATAACGACTGTTGGAAACATACCAATTGAACGCGTCTACACGATTACACAAACCAGGGATGGACGTATCTGGGCTACCAGTGATCAGGGCTTACTGGTGTTCGACAACCCCGACGCAGTTCCCAGGCTCTACCAACTCGATGTGCATAACCAACCCGTTAGGCACCTTTGGGGTGTCTGCCAGACGCCTTCGGGGCAGTTGCTGGTTAGTAATACAGACCATCTTTTTCTGTTCGATAAAAACCGGTTTGTCGAAATAAACTACCCCAGCGGCCAACCGGTTGAAGCTCGATGCCTTGTACGAGTAGGCGAGCAGATGTTGATCGGGACTTATGAGCAAGGTGTACTTGACTACAAATCGGGAACGGTTCACCCGATCTATTCGGAGATACTGCCCGCTAACCTACGCGTCTTTAACATATTGACGGATAAGCGACATCGGTTGTGGCTAGCTACCAACCAGGGTGCTATTTGTATTGATAAAGGTAACGTCACGATCCTAAACACGAAAAATTACCTGCCCAGTGATAAATGCCTGGGTATCTGTACCGATGCTGAGGGTACGATCTGGCTTACATCGCCCGAAGGATTAATTCAATGCAAAGAGCGGTTTATAGATGTTTTTACCAAAGCAGATGGTTTATTGAACGATGAGATCTATTCGCTTGGTAAAGACAAACAGGGTGTCATCTATTTTGGTGGCAGCAACGGGGCCTTTTCCGCTTACCGACGTGGCACCTTCTTTCAACCTTTTCCCGCTTTTAACGCAACCAAAACCAGTGGCCTCCCCATCCATTTTACAAAGTTCGATCATAACGGAAATTTATGGGTTTCCTGTGATGTCGATGGCGTTTATAAAATCAGCGCTGGCCGAATCGGGAAACTAACGGCCACGGGTAAATTCTGTTCCGCTTTTCTTGAAGATACCCTACACGACGCCATTTGGATGGGTAATCGAGAGAAACTCTTCCGCTTTCAACAGGACCAGTGGATAACCTATACGCCACCACCCGCTATGGCAGTGGATGATATTCTGGCGCTGTATCAGGACAAACAAAGCCGTTTATGGATAGGTACGTACGGTTTACGGCTATTTGACGGTAAACGATGGACAGACCTGTCTAAAAAGACGAATACAGAAAACGTATTCATTCAATCCATCAAAGCAGATGCAGCGGGCGCTATCTGGGTGGGAACCATTGGGAAGGGGATCCGAAAAATCCGGGTGGATGACAAGGGGGCTATAGTTTCGGTCGAAACTATCTCCATGCGCCAGGGCCTCCAGAACGACAGCGTACTCGATATGGAATTTGACAACGAAGGACAACTATGGGTAGGGTCTTTTGGTGGCATTATGCGTATTGATCTGAAGCGACCAAAAGAGAAAGGACAATATGTGTCCCGAATCTTTAACCGGAATAGTGGCATTCTGGACAATACCTGGCAGGTGGTATCTTTTCTGAAAGACGATGTCGGTAATATTTGGGCGGGCACCTCAAAAGGAGCCATGCGGTTTGTTATACGAGCCATTCCGACGAACACAATTAGCCCGCCGGTTCATATTGTTTCGGCCCAGCGTTTACAAAACACACATGAGTCATCAACCCAGGGGCAGACTGTTGCGGCTGATGCGGTGTTGCCGTATTACCAGAATGCCCTCAATTTTCAATTTGTTGGGATCAGTTTGAGCGATCCTGCCGGTATCCGGTATACGTACAAGCTCGATGGATTGCCAGAAGCCAGTTGGTCCGCATTTTCGAATCAGAACAGTATTAATTTTAACAACCTGGCACCTAACACGTATACGCTGCACGTAAAGGCCATCAACGCAGATGGTATAGAAAGCCGAAAAGAGGCAGCATTCACCTTTGTGATCACTCCTCCATTCTGGAAAACCTGGTGGTTTCGAGTCCTGGTTGTGCTGGCTATTGGCAGCGCTATACTGGCAGCCGTTCAGTTCAGAATCCGTTTCCTGAATGAAAAGCACAAAACGGCTTTACAAATCAGCGAGTGGAAACTGAAAGCCCTCCAAAGCCAGATGAATCCGCATTTTATATTCAACTCGCTCAATTCAATTCAGAACTTTATTATCACGAACAAACCGATTGAAGGGGTTAAGTACCTGTCGAAATTTTCCAAACTGGTCAGGAAGATTTTAGATAATTCCAATTATCAGCTAATGAAACTGGAGCGGGTTATTGAAACCCTACAAATGTATGTTGAACTGGAGGCTATGCGGTTCAATCAGGAGTTCAGTTACCAATTCGTTATCGCCGATGATGAGGTGCTGTATGACACGCTGTTGCCACCTATGTTGTTCCAGCCTTTTGTTGAAAATGCCATATGGCATGGATTGATGCCCAAAAAGGGCGATAAATTACTGCTGATTCAGGTTGAAAAACAGGCCGATACACTGCTTTGCGTTATTGATGATAATGGCGTGGGACGAAGGAACAGTCTAAAAAAAGAAGGACATACCTCTCGGGGAGAATCCATCACGAAAGACACCTTTGAGGCTTTTAACCAACAACTGGGAAAAGAAGCTACACTAACCATTATTGATAAAGTAGCACCATTAACCGGCACCCGTGTCGAAATCCGAATTCCGCTATAG
- a CDS encoding sensor histidine kinase produces MSGEEVLFFYFGAVSAIWLLNAVRWSFSPSWIDGLFTLLVLISFAQSIYFALFAETVPLPKAGYLIIHSLHRGLIKIIFLELIYLLFNGANWSSLAQRRWRWGQVGLTICMLINVGLFSLSDENWYRSVAGHIVSGVYWCLMIGISVMGIGIAARRKDAIGKTFIMGSVFMLLSELNVLVYALLHRWPFPDNVVSIDLQRQLLWGERILELLSFSLCLVFYQRYVAVTKAVEQTQLAEQIKQERLEAELAMQRLEQEKTNVQLRALQAQVNPHFLFNSLNSLSALIDDDQGRASHFVDQLSQVYRYLLRTSNQALTTLASELDFIESYYHLLKTRHGSGLTLTVQVNPAYQAKLLPPFTLQLLVENAVKHNIVLANEPLRINIVTDDAGYLVVSNNLQRKRTPVLSNGVGLSTILAQYQKLDQLPPDIIEGEGRFTVRLPLIESLSELAPQQ; encoded by the coding sequence ATGTCTGGCGAGGAAGTCCTATTTTTCTATTTTGGGGCCGTTAGTGCCATCTGGCTACTAAACGCCGTTCGATGGAGTTTTTCACCAAGCTGGATTGATGGCCTATTTACGTTGCTGGTGCTTATCTCGTTTGCCCAGTCGATCTACTTTGCCTTATTTGCCGAAACCGTTCCCTTACCTAAAGCGGGCTATTTGATTATTCATAGTCTCCACCGAGGACTTATAAAAATCATTTTTCTGGAGTTGATCTACCTGCTCTTTAACGGGGCCAACTGGTCATCTTTAGCCCAAAGAAGGTGGCGCTGGGGACAAGTTGGTTTGACAATCTGCATGCTGATCAATGTAGGGCTATTTTCGTTGTCAGATGAAAATTGGTATCGGTCCGTGGCAGGCCATATCGTTTCAGGAGTGTACTGGTGCCTGATGATCGGAATCAGTGTGATGGGTATAGGTATCGCTGCCAGACGAAAGGATGCCATCGGAAAGACATTTATTATGGGCAGTGTTTTTATGCTGCTCAGTGAGTTGAATGTGTTGGTATACGCTTTGCTGCATCGATGGCCTTTCCCGGACAATGTGGTGTCGATCGACCTGCAAAGGCAGCTACTGTGGGGAGAGCGTATCCTTGAATTACTCAGCTTTTCGCTTTGCCTGGTATTCTACCAACGATATGTGGCCGTTACAAAGGCGGTAGAACAAACGCAGCTAGCCGAACAAATTAAACAGGAGCGCCTGGAGGCTGAACTGGCAATGCAGCGATTAGAGCAGGAAAAAACCAATGTTCAGCTTCGTGCTTTGCAGGCTCAGGTCAACCCACACTTTCTGTTCAACAGCCTAAACTCGTTATCTGCCTTAATCGACGACGATCAGGGGAGGGCCAGTCATTTTGTGGATCAGCTTAGTCAGGTTTATCGCTACCTTCTACGAACGAGTAACCAGGCGCTCACGACACTAGCCAGCGAACTCGACTTTATTGAGTCGTATTACCATCTGCTTAAAACCCGTCATGGTAGTGGGTTAACGCTAACGGTCCAGGTCAATCCTGCTTACCAGGCTAAACTTCTGCCTCCGTTTACCCTTCAGCTATTGGTTGAGAATGCCGTGAAGCACAACATCGTGCTGGCCAATGAGCCTTTACGGATCAACATTGTTACGGATGATGCCGGGTATTTAGTGGTGAGTAATAATCTTCAGCGTAAGCGTACACCCGTATTGTCAAATGGAGTAGGGCTATCAACCATTCTTGCCCAATACCAAAAGCTTGATCAGCTTCCTCCGGATATTATTGAAGGAGAAGGCCGATTTACCGTTCGGCTACCGCTCATTGAATCGTTAAGTGAATTGGCTCCGCAACAGTAA
- a CDS encoding DJ-1/PfpI family protein has protein sequence MARSVGILLFDEIEVLDFAGPFEVFGVTGRQSGQTRFSEPPFRVFTVAERGPVYARNGLCITPTYLLNDHPQADVLVVPGGGGIHPDGTRYGSRREMNNPVVLAWVKRQSEKAELVLSVCTGAFILGKAGLLDGLAATTHYKALDGMREAAPKTELRPTERWVDNGKIITSAGISAGIDASLYVVSKLHGPAEATETARYMQYDYWA, from the coding sequence ATGGCACGTTCGGTAGGGATCTTATTATTTGATGAAATTGAAGTGCTCGACTTTGCCGGGCCATTCGAGGTGTTCGGGGTAACGGGTCGGCAGAGTGGGCAAACGCGTTTTTCGGAGCCGCCGTTTCGCGTGTTCACGGTAGCCGAACGCGGGCCGGTTTATGCCCGTAACGGCCTGTGCATTACACCAACTTATCTGCTCAATGATCACCCGCAGGCCGACGTATTGGTGGTGCCGGGTGGCGGTGGCATTCATCCCGATGGTACGCGCTACGGCTCCCGACGGGAGATGAACAACCCGGTCGTGCTGGCCTGGGTGAAGCGGCAGTCCGAAAAAGCCGAACTGGTCCTGTCGGTTTGTACAGGGGCATTTATTCTGGGGAAAGCGGGTCTGCTGGATGGTCTGGCTGCCACAACGCACTACAAGGCCCTGGACGGCATGCGTGAAGCGGCCCCTAAAACGGAGCTACGACCCACTGAACGCTGGGTGGATAACGGAAAGATCATCACCTCGGCGGGGATTTCGGCCGGTATCGACGCGTCGTTGTATGTAGTTAGCAAATTGCATGGTCCGGCAGAGGCTACCGAAACCGCGCGTTATATGCAGTACGACTACTGGGCGTGA
- the fabD gene encoding ACP S-malonyltransferase, giving the protein MNAYVFPGQGSQFRGMGHDLYQHSEAARQLFEEANDVLGYSLTSIMFEGSDDDLKQTIYTQPAVFLHGVVLALTTDSFAPEMVAGHSLGELSALTAAGVLSFADGLRLASVRATAMQRACELVPSTMAAVLGLADKVIEDVCAGITEEIVVPANYNCPGQVVISGSLAGIQLAEERLKAAGAKRVVPLAVSGAFHSPFMEPARTEFAEAVQNMPFNAPRCPVYQNVNAQPTTSPQQIKENLIAQLTSPVRWTQSVERMVADGATAFFECGPGKVLQGLSKKISPATPVASI; this is encoded by the coding sequence ATGAACGCATACGTATTTCCGGGTCAGGGTTCGCAGTTCCGTGGAATGGGACACGATCTCTATCAACACTCCGAAGCCGCCCGCCAATTGTTCGAGGAAGCCAATGACGTACTGGGCTATAGTCTGACCTCCATTATGTTTGAAGGCTCCGACGATGATCTTAAGCAAACCATTTATACGCAGCCCGCTGTTTTTTTGCATGGCGTAGTACTGGCACTTACCACGGATTCTTTCGCTCCCGAGATGGTAGCGGGTCACTCGCTCGGCGAGTTGTCGGCGCTTACAGCGGCTGGGGTACTCTCGTTTGCCGATGGTCTTCGGTTAGCGTCCGTCCGGGCAACGGCCATGCAACGTGCTTGTGAATTGGTCCCATCCACTATGGCAGCCGTGCTGGGTTTGGCCGATAAGGTCATTGAGGACGTATGTGCGGGCATCACAGAAGAGATTGTTGTTCCGGCCAATTACAACTGCCCAGGCCAGGTTGTTATTTCGGGCAGCTTGGCCGGGATTCAACTGGCCGAAGAGCGACTAAAAGCTGCCGGGGCTAAACGCGTGGTGCCGCTGGCGGTAAGTGGTGCTTTCCACTCCCCATTTATGGAACCCGCCCGAACGGAGTTTGCCGAAGCCGTCCAGAACATGCCGTTTAATGCCCCCCGCTGTCCGGTTTATCAGAACGTAAACGCCCAGCCCACCACCAGCCCTCAGCAAATCAAAGAAAACCTGATTGCCCAGCTCACATCGCCCGTACGCTGGACACAATCTGTAGAGCGCATGGTTGCCGATGGAGCCACTGCCTTTTTTGAGTGCGGCCCTGGTAAAGTGCTACAGGGATTAAGTAAAAAAATTAGCCCTGCTACGCCGGTTGCGAGTATTTGA
- a CDS encoding succinate dehydrogenase cytochrome b subunit, producing the protein MAWVTQTLSSSLGRKVIMSLTGLFLSSFLIVHLAGNLQLFKGDGGRAFNEYTYFMTHNPLIMTVSYLLYTSILVHALMAFVLTRHNQASRPVKYAYSKPEANSDWSSRNMGILGTILLLFIIIHMRTFWYEMHFGAVPMAEYDGKQYKDLYAVVQVAFGELWYVILYVICMVAIGYHLAHGFQSGFQTLGIRHKKYTPVIEFLGKYFFAIIIPAAFAAMPIYVYLQVHHII; encoded by the coding sequence ATGGCTTGGGTAACACAAACTCTGTCCAGCTCCCTCGGCCGCAAGGTCATAATGTCGTTGACGGGGCTGTTTTTAAGTTCATTTTTAATTGTTCACCTGGCTGGTAATTTACAGCTATTTAAGGGTGATGGCGGGCGGGCCTTCAATGAGTATACGTACTTCATGACCCACAATCCGCTTATCATGACCGTTTCCTATTTACTGTATACCTCTATTTTGGTACATGCACTCATGGCTTTTGTGCTCACGCGCCACAATCAGGCGTCGCGGCCCGTCAAGTATGCCTATAGCAAGCCAGAGGCAAACAGTGATTGGTCGTCCCGGAATATGGGTATTCTGGGTACGATTCTGCTATTGTTCATCATCATTCACATGCGGACGTTCTGGTACGAGATGCACTTCGGTGCCGTTCCTATGGCCGAGTACGATGGTAAGCAATACAAAGATCTCTATGCCGTGGTACAGGTTGCGTTTGGTGAACTGTGGTACGTTATACTGTATGTAATCTGTATGGTGGCCATTGGGTATCACCTGGCCCATGGTTTCCAGAGCGGTTTCCAAACGTTGGGTATCCGGCACAAAAAATATACGCCCGTCATTGAGTTCCTGGGTAAATATTTCTTTGCCATTATCATTCCGGCTGCCTTTGCGGCTATG